The genome window ATGATAAGTAAAAGCAGGTTCAGAAATCAAGTTGACATGACATATACTCTCAACGCCTCTCTCTATACTCGAATGTAGATTTTGATTGAAATGTCTACTTTGTGTTGATTACTCAGTAAGATGATTGAACAAATCTATAGTTCATGAATAAATGGATGGAAAACATCATTAAGAAGATTATGTTATGCTGATCGTGTTGCTCGTTCCTCCACTTATGATGTAGCTGTGTACTGCTTGCTGCTGCTTGACAGGAAAAGTGCCCTCCCTTCCTTGGCGTGTCAGAATGAAGATTGCATTTGATGCAGCAAAAGGGCTTGCTTTTCTCCATGAAGCTGAAAAGCCAGTCATATATCGCGACTTCAAGACATCAAACATTCTCTTAGACGAGGTTAGTCGATCAAACTCCTCCAAATCTTGTGATGGCTTTGCTTTCTCTTCTCGACGACTATAGCAATGGACAAACATGTGTGAAGTCGTCTTCGGTTAAATTGAAGTCCATGACACTGCGTAATCGCAGCGTGAGATGCTGTGCTGCTTCTAAAAGAGAAGCAGCTCTTTCTTTCTTACTATAACTAACTAGTTGTCGTGCGCCATGCTCAGGACTACAACTCAAAGCTATCTGATTTCGGGCTTGCAAAGGATGGACCAGTGGGTGAGATATCTCACGTTTCAACACGGATAGTGGGAACTCGTGGATACGCAGCACCCGAGTACATGATGACTGGTAGACGAAAAGCTTTATAGCCTTTCATTGCATGTttcagaagaaagagagagagagagagagagagagagagagcatcagTCCTTGGAACCACTTGCCAAGTCTGCGTCGACTTTGAATGGTCAAAAAGGCTAATCCAAACATTTGCTTCCGGTGCAGGTCATCTGACGGCCAGCAGTGACGTCTACAGCTTTGGCGTTGTCCTGCTCGAGCTGCTCACGGGGAAGAGATCGCTGGACAAGTCTCGCCCGGTCAAGCAGCGGGCACTGGTCGACTGGGCTGCCCCCTCGCTCGCCGATAAGAAGAAGGTCCTCCACATCGTGGATCCCAAGCTGGACGCGGACTGCCCCCAGAGAGATGTTCAGAAGGTAGCGAGGCTGGCTTGCCATTGCCTCGACCAAAACCCCAAGGCAAGGCCATTCATGCGAGACGTCGTCGACTACTTGGAATCTCTTCAGAGAGCTGTTTAGGGCCACCACAATTGGTGGTCTGTGCGTAGTGCTAGGAAGAAGACATGATAGCTTGCTTTTTTTCTTGGAGGGCCACAAGATGCTACGTTGACGGCTGTAGTAGTTTGCCTCCAGTAAACTCTTTCAATTTCTTCTTCGCTTGttgcattataatatatataattaattaattaatttgatagattaaaatcACATGTTATAAAATGTTTTTTAAGTTCAAATTCTTAATAGTATACTAATCTAATCttataaatcatctcaaataTAAGACTAATGTACTAAATAATATACAGATCCATTCATTCTCTCCATGCTGAGAAAAGATGGGCCAATCATTGAGAGACAACGTGTGATCCATACGGGACCCACAAAGCAGACATAGCTGCTTACAACTTTGGGAGTAATCGAAGTATGAAGTCCTTTTTTATTAGATGAATACAAAGGTTTCTACTTTCTAGACTGTATTGAGTTTTTGCCACTTCCCATGATATTTTCTCGAGTTGTTTCTGGGACAAAATGTTCAAAGAGTTGAATTAAGATTTATGTTTTAGATCACTTGGCTTTAAGAgttctaataaaattataattcctaGTAAATTATACAGAACTAAGTAGACTGATAATTATTAGAAAATTAGGAGAAATATAATGTTaaatgttttctttaacctttcttagaaaaagaagaagaaataaataataataataatcatgtgTAAGATGAAATTTAAAAGGAATTAAAAATTAGCCTTATATTTTTTTACGTGTTGAAAGAACGAGTTGATCGATTCCATATATCGATGATCGATCTATCGAGAGAGTTTGTGAACGTATACATATCATAACTGTTATCAAGACAACAGGAAGAGAACGGCAGAAGGATGAAGATAAGAGGGAGCACAGAGACAAGTTGTGATCAGAGGATCACCATCCATGGAGGTCTCCCACCCCGTGACCTCGAGAATCTGTGAGAAGATTTGGTTCATTTAATACGAACAGCAAGAATGGACTGGTGAGAGTGGGAAGTAGCCATTCCTTGTGAGCCACTCGGTTGCGTCTCATCTCATCGCTTCACTGCTGCTCCTGAGAAAGATGACAAGATGAAAGAATAGCTGACGGAACGGAGAGTGGGGTCTCCAACCACGCGGCAGGCAAGAAGAAATCGTCTTGTTCTGATCGATAGAGGTTGCCATCGACCCTTGTCTTGGACTGATCATAGCTAAGAGCTCGACAGAAGATACATAAATACATCTCTTTTCTGCTTTGtacaagaagaattattattattttgtgtgTCGTTGATCAGATAAAGATCTGTATGATGTATGAATTTGACAATTTGATCCACAGCTCACATCATTCATTAAAAATCTCCATTGTTtatactaaaaaaatatatatgtttgaTTACGGTGATGGAGACCAGTTAGCAACCGAGTATGCTGACTCTTAGAAGGGATCCACTACTGTAAGATGAGCAAATGCGTTTGGATTAATTTTACCCTTACCAAGTGgtgattttttcttttatatctcaATTATGCacacattaaaaagaaaatgaacTTACAACAATAATAATAGCAGCTCCAGATGATGTTCCTACCTGTAACAATGTTTCCACTTGCCATCAAAGTCTCGTGCAGATGTCAAATGGAGTCAAGTTACGATGAACAACAGATGCCTCACAAAAAGTGATTCCAGCAACCCTCTTTTAATGCAAGAAGCTTTGCCATTTCAATGGATTCATCACTTGAGATCTGATCAACACCATGTGAAAACGTAAAACAAGAGATACATTTTGTATGCTGTAGTAAAGATTAAATGATACAAAATCCGTCAGAATGCATGACTTCAGTTCTGAACTTTAAG of Musa acuminata AAA Group cultivar baxijiao chromosome BXJ1-7, Cavendish_Baxijiao_AAA, whole genome shotgun sequence contains these proteins:
- the LOC103993076 gene encoding probable serine/threonine-protein kinase PBL16 yields the protein MGNCALRGNPSTNRVSSNAKSDSPEVQSPEEREEVSNLPSNPEEVEDLRRDSAANPLVAFSFSEIKLITENFRKSYILGVGGFGSVYRGFITEHPEEGLQPHQVAVKVHDAANGSQGHREWLAEVVFLGQLSHPNLVKLIGYCCEDDHRVLIYEYMAGGSVESHLFSRKVPSLPWRVRMKIAFDAAKGLAFLHEAEKPVIYRDFKTSNILLDEDYNSKLSDFGLAKDGPVGEISHVSTRIVGTRGYAAPEYMMTGHLTASSDVYSFGVVLLELLTGKRSLDKSRPVKQRALVDWAAPSLADKKKVLHIVDPKLDADCPQRDVQKVARLACHCLDQNPKARPFMRDVVDYLESLQRAV